The Echinicola rosea genome has a segment encoding these proteins:
- a CDS encoding CopD family protein, which yields MGFEYLKALHIIFIVTWFAGLFYIVRLFIYQTEAMEKSPEEQKILKPQLDIMAKRLWLGITWPSAILTLIFGTWTLTYRLGYLELGFMHAKLGFVVLLYIYHFICHRIYKNLQNGIVKWSSTKLRIWNEVATVLLFAIVFLIVLKNLLNMLWGLIGLIGLSILLMLAIKWYKKKRHQQ from the coding sequence ATGGGGTTCGAATATCTCAAAGCACTGCATATAATCTTTATAGTCACCTGGTTTGCTGGTTTGTTTTACATTGTAAGGCTTTTCATTTACCAAACCGAGGCGATGGAGAAATCTCCCGAGGAGCAAAAAATCCTCAAACCCCAATTGGACATCATGGCCAAGAGGCTCTGGCTGGGCATCACTTGGCCATCTGCTATTTTAACGTTGATTTTTGGAACCTGGACGCTTACTTATCGTTTGGGTTATTTGGAACTTGGCTTTATGCATGCCAAACTGGGATTCGTAGTTCTGCTGTACATTTATCATTTTATCTGCCATCGCATCTACAAAAACCTCCAAAACGGCATCGTCAAATGGAGCTCTACCAAACTGCGGATATGGAATGAAGTAGCGACAGTATTACTCTTCGCCATTGTCTTCCTGATCGTCCTCAAAAACCTCCTGAACATGCTATGGGGTCTAATAGGACTAATTGGACTGAGTATCCTCCTAATGCTCGCCATCAAATGGTACAAGAAAAAGCGACATCAACAATAA
- a CDS encoding SCO family protein, with product MVKHNLFIFILLSSILTVWNCTSKSDGQKKLPYLGFKQAEEKTVNGKTVTDTLYHTIAPFSFTDQDGNTITNSDVKGKVYVADFFFTSCPTICPIMKTQMLRVYDAFKDNPDFQILSHSIDPTHDTVAVLKDYSVKLGIEDASTWHFLTGEQEKIFEIGQTSYLATAMEDKNEPGGFLHSGAFILIDRAGHIRGVYDGTKEDQVDELMKDIPKILHNGKEHS from the coding sequence ATGGTCAAACACAACCTTTTCATATTTATCCTCCTATCCAGTATTCTGACGGTTTGGAACTGCACTTCAAAATCTGATGGCCAAAAAAAACTCCCATATCTGGGTTTCAAACAAGCTGAAGAAAAAACCGTCAATGGCAAAACCGTTACCGACACCCTGTACCACACCATCGCCCCTTTTTCTTTTACGGACCAGGATGGAAATACCATAACCAATAGTGATGTTAAAGGGAAAGTTTACGTGGCTGACTTTTTCTTCACCAGTTGTCCCACCATTTGTCCTATCATGAAAACCCAGATGCTAAGGGTATATGATGCATTCAAGGACAATCCTGACTTCCAGATCTTGAGCCACTCCATAGACCCTACCCATGACACGGTAGCAGTGCTAAAAGACTATTCGGTAAAATTGGGCATAGAAGACGCCTCCACTTGGCACTTTCTTACTGGAGAGCAGGAAAAGATTTTTGAAATTGGCCAGACCAGTTACCTGGCCACGGCAATGGAGGACAAAAATGAACCCGGAGGTTTTCTGCATAGCGGTGCATTTATCCTAATTGATCGTGCGGGCCATATCCGAGGTGTCTATGACGGCACCAAAGAAGACCAAGTCGATGAATTGATGAAGGACATCCCTAAAATACTGCATAATGGTAAGGAACACTCTTAA